AGCGGGAAATTATACACTGACAACACCAGACATCCATGGAACAACAACTGGTGCATTTGGGTGGGCATTTCTGTATGATTCAGAATACCGGTCCTTAAAAGTCGTTTTAGGTTTCTCTGCCTGCATTTGCAAATCAAAGGGACCGCTTTAGTCATCATTCTTAAATTATCAGACATAAGGAGGAGAAAAAGCATGGTAGGTAGTAAACTTAAATGAAGGGGGACCAAGAACTAACATATTTCAGCCAGCACTCCTGATGTTTGTGTTGATAAATATCCGGAGAATGGCATCCTGTCTCAGATGGGCAATAAACCCATATGTTGCATTTCTTGTCATTAGGTCCAGCATTGTTAGCTTGATTCAAACAGGCCATGCAACACTCATATGCAGATTCCTTTGGGTGGGTTAGGCCCCACCTGACGGCATCGCCACCGTAATCAGTATGAAGTTCAACGTTACACTCAGGAGGAAGCCGCCTGCCAGCTATAATTTCATTGTCTGGAGAATGGAAGTGAATACTGggttagaaacaagaaagcaAAATCTTCCCCAGGGAGCTTGTTTTGACAGAGGAGCAAGTTAGTGACTGAAAATAGTTCATGTTACAGTGCTCTAACTGCACAAATTAAGCGGAAATACTATCTATCCACCATATTTTACCTTCTCCTATCTTCTACACAGAAAACAACTACACTTCCATCGGGAAATAAACATAGGGAATAAAGTGAATAATTTATCTGAATCAAAACAATAAACTCAAGATTTTGACTGAAAAATGAAGTACGTCATTACCAAATTCTTCTTCACCCTCAGGTTTGTCATCATGTTCCTTATTAATTATTGCAACAGGTATCCAAAGACCAATCTCCTCTGCAAGATCAGCCCAGTCAACATCCAAAGCTTGTGCAAGTACACCTGCAAGCAAATTTCCTAAGAACTATTAAATTATCTTGTCAAAGTACATATGGATTATGGGCTGGGAAAAAG
The Nicotiana sylvestris chromosome 11, ASM39365v2, whole genome shotgun sequence DNA segment above includes these coding regions:
- the LOC104239282 gene encoding uncharacterized protein; protein product: MARAEAKWCSYKRTTIVVCSINIFVALYVLHSYTSVSMYTTRNDTQRAFRYTPDQVRKMDESNRIRKQLEPVQLIKLIKGLKEEFFIDEKVVQVPQQIKQKIADEILATLRGVNVGDNATAQREAVESWRRKKLKEARRLINRKTSNSTIAPEEASVLAQALDVDWADLAEEIGLWIPVAIINKEHDDKPEGEEEFDNEIIAGRRLPPECNVELHTDYGGDAVRWGLTHPKESAYECCMACLNQANNAGPNDKKCNIWVYCPSETGCHSPDIYQHKHQECWLKYAEKPKTTFKDRYSESYRNAHPNAPVVVPWMSGVVSV